A region of Planococcus sp. MSAK28401 DNA encodes the following proteins:
- a CDS encoding class I SAM-dependent methyltransferase — protein MATWHERFQTTEYVYGTDPNQFIEMMQNKLRLSGRALAIAEGEGRNAVYLAEQGMDVTAWDLARSGLDKTERLVEERHVAVLTEQVDLAHAEWAEGAWDLIICVFGHYPKDVQHKTFDGIRHALKPGGHFLMEVYSVDQSAYGTGGPKQESFLYRPEEVLEAFQEFKITHFFTGEVERHEGKLHNGLSHVIQLACQKPVE, from the coding sequence ATGGCTACATGGCATGAACGCTTTCAAACAACTGAATATGTATATGGGACAGACCCAAACCAGTTTATCGAAATGATGCAAAATAAGCTCAGGCTGTCTGGACGAGCGCTTGCGATAGCGGAAGGCGAGGGCCGCAACGCCGTCTATCTGGCTGAACAGGGCATGGATGTCACCGCTTGGGATTTGGCGAGAAGCGGATTGGATAAGACGGAGCGGCTGGTAGAAGAACGCCACGTGGCGGTTTTGACAGAGCAAGTAGACCTGGCACACGCTGAATGGGCAGAAGGAGCCTGGGACCTCATCATTTGCGTATTCGGCCATTATCCAAAAGACGTGCAGCACAAAACATTCGATGGCATCCGGCATGCATTGAAACCGGGCGGCCATTTCCTGATGGAAGTATATTCCGTCGACCAATCCGCTTATGGCACCGGCGGCCCGAAACAGGAATCATTCCTGTACCGTCCAGAAGAAGTGCTCGAGGCTTTTCAGGAGTTTAAAATTACCCATTTTTTCACAGGGGAAGTCGAGCGGCATGAAGGCAAGTTGCATAATGGCTTGTCGCATGTCATCCAGCTCGCTTGCCAAAAACCTGTGGAATGA
- a CDS encoding peroxiredoxin family protein has product MIKKAIIGILLVAAIAIIAINFFEEDAQPIDTSESATSASAQDASLAEGLSQGQLAPDFTLTDQNGETVKLSDYRGKKVILNFWATWCPPCRAEMPHMQEFHENNADGDVVILAVNLTAQDNGDEAIRSFIDEFGLTFSIPMDETGSTAQTYQIRTVPTTYILNTKGEIAQKIVGPMDEQIMKDQTDSID; this is encoded by the coding sequence ATGATAAAAAAAGCCATCATCGGCATATTGCTGGTTGCAGCGATCGCCATCATTGCCATTAATTTCTTTGAAGAAGATGCTCAGCCAATCGACACGAGCGAATCCGCCACTTCCGCAAGCGCACAAGACGCGTCACTTGCCGAAGGCCTCTCACAAGGTCAGTTAGCCCCCGATTTCACATTGACTGACCAAAACGGCGAAACGGTCAAACTATCCGATTACCGCGGCAAAAAAGTCATCTTGAACTTCTGGGCGACCTGGTGTCCCCCATGCCGAGCTGAAATGCCGCATATGCAGGAATTTCACGAAAACAACGCAGACGGCGATGTCGTTATCCTGGCAGTTAACCTGACCGCACAAGATAACGGAGATGAAGCGATTCGCTCGTTTATCGATGAATTCGGTTTGACGTTCTCCATTCCAATGGACGAAACCGGAAGCACCGCCCAAACGTATCAAATCCGTACTGTGCCGACAACCTACATCCTCAACACGAAAGGCGAAATCGCCCAAAAAATTGTCGGCCCGATGGATGAACAGATCATGAAAGACCAGACAGACAGCATCGACTAA